In Halichondria panicea chromosome 17, odHalPani1.1, whole genome shotgun sequence, a single window of DNA contains:
- the LOC135351592 gene encoding uncharacterized protein LOC135351592 isoform X2 encodes MSASNRIPVVDLRDTVSGSKDLGSCPQVKELHSSLSTVGFVFLKNHGIDKQMVEGSFAASREFFALSEESKAVFATNAGCGPNGYSSINAKSSPQPNDMKEFFDICNPNCQDVPDAFGTVKTSLYSGCSLLSRKILHMLGFTLQLKDPDFFAHTHTKMEEGFMDNYTFLRLLNYPPVTMVTPTETGYRCAEHVDYGTFSLLFQDKGGTAFRR; translated from the exons ATGTCAGCAAGCAATAGGATCCCTGTGGTTGACCTCAGGGACACCGTCTCTGGCTCCAAGGATCTGGGCAGCTGCCCTCAAGTGAAGGAGCTCCATTCTTCGCTGAGTACTGTCGGCTTTGTCTTCCTGAAAAATCATGGAATTGACAAACAAATG GTGGAGGGAAGCTTTGCTGCTAGCAGAGAATTTTTTGCTCTCTCTGAAGAGAGTAAGGCTGTGTTTGCTACCAATGCTGGGTGTGGACCTAATGGATACAGCTCTATCAATGCTAAGAG TTCTCCCCAGCCGAATGATATGAAGGAATTCTTTGATATTTGCAATCCCAACTGTCAG GATGTTCCGGATGCTTTTGGCACTGTCAAGACGAGCCTATACAGTGGGTGCTCACTGTTGTCGAGGAAAATCCTGCACATGCTTGGCTTCACACTACAACTGAAG GACCCTGATTTCTTtgctcacactcacaccaAAATGGAAGAGGGGTTTATGGACAACTACACCTTCCTACGGCTACTCAACTACCCCCCTGTTACCATGGTTACTCCAACGGAGACTGGCTACAGATGTGCCGAGCATGTAGACTATGGGACATTCTCCCTCCTCTTTCAAGACAAAGGAG
- the LOC135351590 gene encoding uncharacterized protein LOC135351590 → MSAIENIPVVDFSSILAASSADMKTLPAMEELRLAISGIGFVFLKNHGIDRKQVDDVFSSSVEFFSRPEVEKRQFWRQDGKSNHGYTCMEQERINPKNPGDLKESYDLCEKGMEDPVEIKETVTDLYDAFTTLTNKILESFGHMLDLQDPQFFMKAHNKMGLGYKENYTALRTLYYPSLPSSIDVKPGQLRCGEHVDYGSLTLLFLFQDENGGLQVKTRTGGYIDVPYMPEAVLLNGGALMQQWTGDKIYAAPHRVLVPDDETVKERVRQSIAFFVHPDNEVLVETIDGSNKYTPVTAQEDTEKRFLYSYDIEL, encoded by the exons ATGTCTGCAATCGAGAACATTCCAGTTGTTGACTTTTCAAGCATTCTAGCTGCCAGCTCTGCTGATATGAAGACTCTCCCTGCAATGGAGGAGCTCCGTTTGGCCATTAGCGGTATCGGTTTCGTCTTCTTGAAGAACCATGGAATTGACAGGAAACAG GTTGAtgatgtcttttcctcttctgtGGAGTTTTTCTCTCGTCCTGAGGTAGAAAAGAGACAATTCTGGAGACAAGATGGAAAGAGCAATCATGGATACACTTGTATGGAGCAAGAAAG GATCAATCCCAAAAACCCAGGTGACCTGAAGGAGAGTTATGACCTTTGCGAAAAAGGCATGGAA gATCCCGTTGAGATCAAGGAAACAGTCACTGATCTGTACGATGCCTTTACCACCCTCACTAACAAGATCCTCGAGTCTTTTGGTCACATGCTCGACCTTCAA GACCCTCAGTTTTTCATGAAGGCACACAATAAAATGGGCCTTGGTTACAAGGAAAACTACACAGCACTAAGGACCCTTTACTACCCATCTCTGCCATCCTCCATTGACGTTAAACCAGGACAGTTGAGGTGTGGAGAGCACGTTGACTACGGCTCTCTCACCCTCCTCTTCCTCTTCCAAGATGAGAATGGAGGCCTTCAA GTAAAAACAAGAACTGGTGGGTACATTGATGTGCCATACATGCCAGAAGCAGTTCTCCTCAATGGTGGGGCACTCATGCAACAGTGGACTGGAGACAAGATATATGCAGCT CCTCATCGTGTTCTTGTGCCCGATGATGAAACTGTAAAGGAAAGAGTGAGGCAGTCCATTGCCTTCTTTGTCCATCCTGACAACGAGGTGCTCGTGGAAACCATCGATGGATCCAATAAGTATACACCTGTTACCGCACAAGAAGACACAGAGAAACGATTCCTTTACTCTTACGATATTGAACTCTGA
- the LOC135351598 gene encoding guanidinobutyrase-like — protein sequence MAFRIGNFTLTSVTKLAHQSASKQAGNRSLHITAKSMNKKFNQPLSGHDMPRSGGIATTFRLPHQDNKPEGLDACFVGIPMDNGVSGRTGTRLAPRQLRQESTIIRSVNMTGAAPFESIQVADIGDVPVVPFNLKRTVNVISDYYRRVASAGCIPITMGGDHTLSYPILQAMKEKYGRVAMIQIDAHTDLYDNMMGEKLAHSTPFRRALEEDLLSPEHVYQIGLRGSMYSVDEYSEVYEWAQNLGLKMVFANECWHRSLDTLMAKIRKELGDMPVYLTFDIDAIDSMDCPGTGTLETAGLTPIQALEIVRGCRGLNLIGADVVEVNPLFDPSGATANMGANLLFEILCVLPGVKYFDSPKGNVDF from the exons ATGGCCTTCAGAATTGGAAACTTCACACTTACGTCTGTTACAAAACTGGCTCACCAAAGCGCCTCCAAGCAAGCTGGCAATAGATCTCTTCACATCACTGCAAAATCCATGAATAAGAAGTTTAATCAGCCACTGAGCGGTCACGACATGCCAAGATCTGGAGGAATTGCAACTACCTTTAGACTTCCACATCAGGACAACAAGCCCGAGGGATTGGACGCCTGCTTTGTTGGTATCCCCATGGATAACGGAGTATCTGGGCGTACTGGCACCCGTCTTGCCCCCAGGCAATTACGACAAGAGTCAACGATCATTCGCTCTGTCAATATGACAGGGGCTGCACCATTTGAGTCGATACAGGTGGCAGATATCGGAGATGTACCTGTGGTCCCATTCAACTTGAAGAGAACTGTCAATGTGATTTCCGATTACTACAGACGAGTCGCTAGTGCTGGATGCATCCCTATAACGATGGGTGGGGATCACACATTATCATACCCGATTCTTCAAGCCATGAAAGAAAAGTACGGTCGAGTTGCAATGATACAGATTGATGCTCACACCGATCTCTACGACAACATGATGGGAGAGAAACTGGCTCACAGCACACCGTTCAGGAGAGCACTGGAGGAAGATTTGCTTAGTCCTGAGCATGTGTATCAGATTGGCTTGAGAGGGAGCATGTACAGTGTTGATGAATACTCTGAGGTCTATGAATGGGCACAAAATTTG GGTCTAAAAATGGTATTCGCTAACGAGTGCTGGCACAGGTCTTTGGATACCCTGATGGCTAAGATTAGGAAAGAGCTGGGAGATATGCCTGTGTACCTGACATTTGATATTGATGCTATTGACTCCATGGATTGTCCTGGAACTG GTACTCTTGAGACAGCTGGACTCACCCCCATCCAGGCCTTGGAGATAGTGAGGGGTTGCAGGGGTctcaatctgattggtgccgATGTTGTTGAG GTGAACCCTCTGTTTGATCCGAGTGGAGCCACGGCCAATATGGGGGCCAATCTTCTTTTTGAGATACTCTGTGTACTACCAGGAGTCAAGTACTTTGACTCACCGAAGGGAAATGTTGACTTTTAG